CAGATCACCGCTGCCACCACCCAGGGCAGGAAGACGGCCAGAATCTTGTATGCGTCATAACTGGCGTTCGTGCCGAGCGTAGCGCCGCGAGTATGAAGGTAGGCGTAACCGGCAACCACAGGCAGCACCGCCACCACGGCTAACACGTATCGCTGACGGGCCTTTTGCTCTCGCTTCAGTAACGTCACCGCTGCGACAACGAGGGCGGCGCTGGCAGCGGCCCGAACCAGCCAAGGAAGCCCGACCAGGTCGACTGGGTTAACCAAGCCAAGAACGCCCTCGGGTGTCACCAACGGGACCTTCCATCCAAAATCAGTCTCCCGAAACAATTGGAACCGCTCGATAATTCCGGCGGTGCGGTCCCACCAAATGATCGCCGAGACCGCAAAGGCGGCGGCCAACATCCACGCCCAACTCGCAAGTTCCGACCACAATTTCCTTCTGCCAAAGTCGGCCAGGAGCCGCGCGGCGGCCGGCGCAAGCGCCACGAGCAGAATGAAGTTGTACGCTCCCAATAGCAAAGCGAAGGCGACACACAGGAGAGGAATGGCCCTGACGGGAAGATTCCGTCGGAGCCGCCAGACACCCGCCGCCACGCCGGCAAGTATCGCGACGCCCTGGGTGGCGAGTACCTGCGCCATGGCTACATGTGAGAGCGCGTAGGTCATGACAGGGCCGAGCACGGTAATGCATGACGCCAGGAGGGCGACCCGAAAGGGAGCGCCGAGGCCGATCCTCAGCGCGGCGAAGCACGCCGGCGCGGTGGTGGCGATAAAGAGCACCGTCATCAATCCAACGGATTCGTGTATTCGAAATCCGAATACAGAGTTGTTGAGTGCCAGCACCGCGGAAGGCGTGAAATGATTCAGCCGGAGCCAGAATCGAAAGAAATCCTCCGTGCTGCCAACCCGCACCACCTCTGCCAAGCCCAGAAAACCAGAACGGTCGTCGCGGGAGTACTCCTGGAATACGCGGGCCCCGGCGGCATAGTCCGCCGCATCGCAGCTTCCCCACGACTGGGTCGTGAGCCGCTCGCTGGCGAGCGCGAGGGGCAGAAGAAGCACCGCGGCCGCCACGAGCATGAGCGCGAGGCTGTGCCAGCTCGCTCGAAACGAGCTCGCGAGGTCGCGCGACATCCCGGAGAACCAGCTCCCGATGAGGAGTGCCGAGGGGATCAGTAACGCCCCTGCGGCGTAGGATTCGGTTCCGTTGAGACCGGCCCAGGCCCCCACCCACACCACGAGCGATTGCAAAGTCCAGCCGCAGAGGGGCACGAACAGAAGCCAGTAACGCCGCCAGACCCTTGGAGTCACGCACCAGGCAAGTCCCAATCCCCAGAAGAGGACATGGAGGAGCACAAGCAGGGAGGCCAGGTAGTAACGCATCTCAGTCCCTCCGTCGGCCGGTCACGAGGAGGTTGGCGCCCCAGGGCCATGACAATCCCATCCGAATAGGAACTGCCTCCAATGCCATGATCGCGTTCATCGCTCGCTCGACCACGGGTGAGGAAACGGCGACGTCCCCGGAACCGGGTGCCGGTTTCATCCACTTTCGTCTCACGACAACGAGCGGCAAGGTAAGGGCATTCCAATGGGTGCTTCGCACCGGATCGAAACCATTGGCGCCGAAAAGTTTCGTCAACCCCTTCCGTGTAAACCGACGTTTCCCGCCGACGGCCTCGTCATGGTACGACCAGAGCCACTGGTACGCAGGGGCCGTCACCACCAGGCAACCACCGGGGCGAAGCACGCGATGCAATTCCAGCAGCGCAACGGCTGGGTCCTCGACCTGGTAAAACACATCCGCTGACACCGCGACGTCGAATTCACCGTCACGAAACGGGAGCGCTTCGATTGCGGCCTTCCGGACGCCGGTTGTGCCGAGTCGTTCAGCCAAGCCGCACGCCTCACCGGAATGATCGACTCCTCTCACTGCCCAATCCGGCTCAACGCGGCCGAGCCGGCGGATCAAGCCACCGGTTCCGCAGCCCGCGTCGAGCACATTGAGCCTTGTGCGGAGCGGAAACGAGCACTTGATCGACCGGTGGATGTGGCCATGGAGCGCGCGGAAATACCACATCGCGTCTTCCGCGGCTTCGAGTCGTGCGTACTCCTGGCTGTTCATTTGAACCGAGCGTGCGTGCCGCAAATGCCGAGGCAAG
This portion of the Opitutaceae bacterium genome encodes:
- a CDS encoding class I SAM-dependent methyltransferase; protein product: MNSQEYARLEAAEDAMWYFRALHGHIHRSIKCSFPLRTRLNVLDAGCGTGGLIRRLGRVEPDWAVRGVDHSGEACGLAERLGTTGVRKAAIEALPFRDGEFDVAVSADVFYQVEDPAVALLELHRVLRPGGCLVVTAPAYQWLWSYHDEAVGGKRRFTRKGLTKLFGANGFDPVRSTHWNALTLPLVVVRRKWMKPAPGSGDVAVSSPVVERAMNAIMALEAVPIRMGLSWPWGANLLVTGRRRD